One stretch of Diabrotica undecimpunctata isolate CICGRU chromosome 5, icDiaUnde3, whole genome shotgun sequence DNA includes these proteins:
- the LOC140442269 gene encoding matrix metalloproteinase-16-like — MQTNKVVLLIVTGIVSFCLGENFNETNAVSWLEQYGYITTSETAHTDIAEILQKFQEKYNLPVDGKLNRETMELMQKPRCTQGDNAYAVKSAWKKFDIKWYFPQFTPTALEVAKRVFKIWEEGSKFKFTYLQVPNPNPDITITVVPKQHYFRYNCQGNSACPYTFTSGVLAHSYFPPVTECIEIHMNSNLTWDFSLNSTAEGRTNFFAVLLHEVGHALGLSHSSDRKAVMYPFYQALPTNISEDDKMGLEELYGPKTKSASIPTQPVVTRVSSPSLKTTTTERSRSKATTIARSNKSMQNAITNVCELEYPDLIFLAYAPSFPTYRMYIVSKDLIWKYDLNNEKIPANAEQFIRYLPRGITNVTHVFQSTNGDLIGVSRNRIYAAAFPSLRIHTDNMVPEVNNARSITGLFQTNSGKKIVCFDGSFIEFNDKGVISRGRISDIFPGIPNDITSAFNYIDGHIYFLKQNIYYKFNEFTRSVIEKGTFNWNMLGFPCPDNGLIKQLKSLLAKVNLYYK; from the coding sequence ATGCAAACCAATAAAGTTGTTCTGCTCATCGTAACTGGCATCGTAAGTTTTTGCTTAGGTGAAAATTTTAACGAGACAAATGCGGTTTCATGGTTAGAACAATATGGTTATATCACCACAAGTGAAACTGCACACACTGATATTGCTGAAATACTACAAAAGtttcaagaaaaatataatttacctGTGGATGGAAAATTAAATAGAGAAACTATGGAGTTAATGCAGAAACCAAGATGTACACAAGGAGACAATGCGTACGCTGTAAAATCAGCATGGAAAAAATTTGATATAAAATGGTATTTTCCTCAATTTACTCCTACAGCTTTGGAAGTCGCTAAAAGAGTATTTAAAATATGGGAAGAAGGatcaaaatttaagtttacttatCTGCAAGTCCCAAATCCAAATCCGGATATAACTATAACAGTCGTTCCAAAGCAGCACTATTTTCGATATAATTGTCAGGGTAACAGCGCATGTCCTTATACATTTACAAGTGGTGTATTAGCACATTCTTATTTTCCACCAGTAACTGAATGCATAGAAATTCATATGAATAGCAATCTAACATGGGATTTCAGTTTGAATTCTACAGCAGAGGGTCGAACAAATTTCTTTGCTGTCCTTCTTCATGAAGTTGGTCACGCTTTAGGTTTATCACATAGTAGCGATAGGAAAGCTGTAATGTATCCGTTTTATCAAGCTTTACCTACCAACATATCTGAAGATGATAAAATGGGCTTAGAAGAGTTATATGGACCCAAAACTAAATCTGCATCTATTCCAACTCAACCTGTTGTTACTAGGGTCAGTTCACCAAGTTTAAAGACAACCACAACAGAAAGATCTAGGAGTAAGGCAACCACAATAGCTAGAAGTAATAAATCGATGCAAAATGCCATAACGAATGTATGTGAATTAGAATACCcagatttaatatttttagcaTACGCTCCATCATTTCCAACATACCGAATGTATATAGTAAGTAAGGATCTGATATGGAAATATGACTTAAATAATGAAAAGATACCCGCCAATGCTGAACAATTTATAAGATATTTGCCAAGGGGAATTACAAACGTAACACATGTTTTTCAAAGTACCAATGGAGATTTAATTGGTGTAAGTAGGAATCGTATATACGCAGCAGCATTTCCTAGCTTAAGAATTCATACAGATAACATGGTACCTGAAGTAAATAACGCAAGAAGTATTACCGGTTTATTTCAAACAAATTcaggaaaaaaaattgtttgttttgaTGGCTCATTTATTGAATTTAATGATAAAGGCGTTATCTCAAGAGGACGTATTAGTGATATTTTTCCAGGAATACCAAATGATATTACATCAGCATTTAATTATATTGATGGACATATATATTTCTTAAAGCAGAACATTTATTACAAGTTTaatgaatttacaagaagtgtcaTTGAAAAAGGTACTTTTAATTGGAATATGTTAGGGTTCCCTTGTCCAGATAATGGATTAATAAAACAACTGAAATCCTTATTAGCTaaagtaaatttatattataaataa
- the LOC140442268 gene encoding uncharacterized protein produces the protein MSGYDSHFIIKDLAKMYHISILPINKEKYISFTVYHKKTNISFRFIDTFRFMGSSLDSLVSTLKPENFGILRKQFPSLDDETFKSLTKKGVFFYDYLDKIERLDETKLPNKEKFYNKLNDEHISDLNYAHAKLVWEKFNMKTLWDYRNLYMKTDILLLAVVFETFRDTCYKTYGLDPGHYYTIPGFTWDAMLKYTGCHLETIQNVDMLLFYERGIRGGISQCCNRMGEANNKYMMNYDPTKPSKYLMYLDVNNLYGWAMSEPLPYGGFHWDDTNIDVMSIPDDAKEGYILEVDLSYPENLHDHHKDLPFCVEHWKLPGSKQSKFLSTLYNKTNYVIHYRNLKQAISHGLVLTRIHKVLRFKQMAWLKGYIALNTQLRAQAKTSFEKNLYKLMNNAVFGKTMENQRKHRLVKLVNKWEGRIGARNLIASPKFHSRVIFDESLMAVELKKTEIIFNKPLYVGMAILELSKICIYEFHYDYMLQKFPLNQNKLLYIDTDRLIYETECNDIYEEMIKTDIHRFDTSDYPPKNPWNIPLVNKKVPCLMKDETNSKIMTHFIGLRSKQYTYKVAGEKDVKKSKGVNMNVVKTKINFDDYLNCLKHFRETVESKSLFYATQRCIQSKLHEVYSIEQTKIALNPFDDKRYLLLIHEHF, from the coding sequence ATGAGTGGTTACGACTCACATTTCATAATAAAGGATTTAGCGAAAATGTACCACATTTCCATTTTACCTatcaacaaagaaaaatatattagtttcacAGTTTAccataaaaagacaaatattagTTTCCGTTTCATTGATACTTTTAGATTTATGGGGAGTTCATTAGATAGCCTAGTTTCAACTTTGAAGCCAGAAAATTTCGGAATTTTAAGAAAACAATTTCCAAGTTTAGATGATGAAACGTTCAAGTCGTTAACTAAAAAAGGAGTATTCTTTTATGATTATTTAGATAAAATTGAACGGTTGGATGAAACAAAGTTgccaaataaagaaaaattttacaataaactgAACGATGAGCATATATCAGATTTAAATTATGCTCACGCTAAATTAGTTTGGGAGAAATTTAACATGAAAACTCTTTGGGATTACAGAAATTTATACATGAAGACAGATATACTTCTTTTGGCTGTAGTTTTTGAAACTTTTAGAGACACATGCTACAAGACATATGGGTTAGATCCAGGACACTATTATACCATACCGGGTTTCACATGGGATGCAATGCTTAAGTATACAGGATGTCACTTGGAAACTATACAAAATGTTGATATGCTTTTATTCTATGAACGAGGTATACGTGGAGGTATCTCACAGTGTTGTAACCGTATGGGGGAGGCTAACAACAAATACATGATGAATTACGATCCAACTAAACCTTCTAAATATCTCATGTATCTTGATGTTAACAATTTATATGGTTGGGCGATGAGTGAACCACTCCCTTATGGAGGTTTCCATTGGGATGATACAAATATCGATGTTATGTCAATACCTGACGATGCAAAAGAGGGATACATTCTTGAAGTTGATCTCTCTTACCCAGAAAACTTACATGACCACCATAAAGATTTACCGTTTTGTGTAGAACATTGGAAACTTCCTGGTTCCAAACAATCCAAATTCTTATCTACTCTGTACAATAAAACTAACTACGTTATTCACTACAGGAACCTAAAACAGGCTATATCACATGGATTAGTTCTTACTAGAATTCATAAGGTATTGAGATTTAAGCAGATGGCTTGGTTAAAAGGTTACATTGCTCTTAATACACAATTGAGGGCTCAAGCTAAAACAAGCTTTGAGAAAAACTTATACAAGCTCATGAATAACGCTGTATTCGGAAAAACTATGGAAAACCAGAGGAAGCATAGGTTGGTGAAATTAGTCAATAAATGGGAGGGGCGAATAGGTGCTCGAAATTTGATTGCTAGCCCAAAGTTTCATAGTCGCGTTATTTTCGATGAATCATTAATGGCAGTAGAATTAAAGAAAActgaaattattttcaataaaccACTGTATGTTGGAATGGCAATCTTAGAACTGTCTAAAATCTGCATATATGAATTTCATTATGACTATATGTTACAAAAATTCccattaaatcaaaataaattgctttATATTGATACTGATAGACTGATTTATGAAACTGAATGTAATGATATATACGAGGAAATGATTAAGACTGATATTCATAGATTTGATACAAGCGATTATCCTCCAAAGAATCCTTGGAATATTCCTTTAGTAAACAAAAAAGTGCCTTGTCTAATGAAAGATGAGACTAACTCAAAAATCATGACTCACTTCATAGGTCTTCGTTCAAAGCAATATACATATAAAGTGGCTGGAGAGAAAGATGTTAAAAAGTCAAAAGGGGTTAATATGAATGTTGTAAAGACCAAAATTAACTTTGATGATTATTTGAATTGTTTGAAACATTTTCGTGAAACTGTCGAATCAAAATCACTTTTTTATGCAACACAGCGTTGTATACAATCCAAATTACATGAAGTTTACAGTATTGAGCAAACTAAAATAGCCTTAAACCCTTTTGATGATAAACGGTACTTACTTTTGATACACGAACACTTTTGA